In a single window of the Nicotiana tomentosiformis chromosome 10, ASM39032v3, whole genome shotgun sequence genome:
- the LOC138899937 gene encoding uncharacterized protein, with the protein MEKVKIIAERLKTTQNHQKSYSVVRYRDLEFKEDDWVVGDSSLLVPVETIEVNEELTYKEIPVVILYRQVRKLRNKEIAFVKVLWKNQQVEETTWEAEEEMKKKYPHLFE; encoded by the exons atggagaaggttaagatcattgcAGAACGGTTGAAAACTACTCAGAaccatcagaagtcctattcggttGTACGttatagggatttggagttcaaagaggatgattgg GTGGTTGGAGACTCGTCGCTTCTTGttccagttgagactattgaggttaatgaggaattgacttataaAGAAATCCCAGTTGTCATTCTTTATAGGCAAGTCCGTaagctgagaaataaagaaattgccttcgtgaaagtgttatggaaaAACCAACAGGTCGAAGAgaccacctgggaggccgaggaagaaatgaagaagaagtaccctcatttgtttgaataa